The DNA segment TGCTCCCGAACCCATCATCCAAGGTTTCTTATCTAACTCGCGATCGTGAGACAAAATCCCCCAGAATGAATATGTGTCAACATGTAGATCACACCGCGACTGGGTTTGGTCAACCAAGAAGACGATGAGTCATTGTCGAGAGTGATCTATCTAAGCTAAAAAGGTAAGGTAGAGTCATTCATATGATCTTGATATGTGTGATAGAGGAGTCAGGCATAGTGCTACGTTGCCGCTGATTACCTTTGAAATAGAAAGgaagaaatattttaatacGCTTCAGGGTTAAACCAGTTTGAATATCAAGGCGACTAGACGAACCGCTGAACCTGGGAAGGCTCATAAAGATTTCCTTGCAAAATAGCACCTTAGAAAGCACCGCACACACCGGTGGAAAGTGCCATTCCCATGCAGACCTATAAATTAGCTGGATGAAGTTTTTTTGGCCCTGTCTTTAGTTCAATAAAAGTTCCAGAACTATCCGAAAAgaaatggatttattttttgctgctgtggtgCAAGCTTTCTACTGCATAAACTTGAAGCAAAGCTAACAGGCACTTTCCATAGGGTATATATAgcataaaggaaaaaaacaaacattttgcagcaaaacaacgataagatTGTTGCTCATTTCCCTCTCGCACACGGTTTTGGAATTCGGGTTGGAAGTGTTTACGAGCCTCATCCTGCCCGGTCCGGTCGTACCCGAGGATGATCTTTGCCTTCTCGTCCTTGTAGCAAATTTTGCGTCAAGTTGATCAATTCCACAAAAAATCCAGTTCTGCAAGCCGTGAGCAGTCGAAAAACGTCGAACAAAAGCACCCAGAAATAGAAACGGGGAGCgtaacaaacaaaccgaaaatCTGGTCGTTTTGGAGCGAGAAAATTTATGCAAAAGCTTAGACCTTTCCTTGCCTTGTCGTCCGGTGCTCCACGTGCTTCATTGGTGCTGGCAGCGATTCAACCCGTTGTCCAGTTTTGAGCGTTCGTATAATTTTAACTCGATCGGCAACCTCGACCGACCGTGATCGTGCTTGAGTGGATGGGACGGGCCGATCAGAAATGGGAAGAACATGCGGTTTGAGAAGGAAATATAATACACTAACTCGCACAAGGATCTTCAGCGAAGAAGCGATGCTGGAGTGAATGTTGTGTGAGCGATCACATTCCGTAtgcttggtgttggtggtcAAGCGCTCGGATATATTTGGACGGagtgtgattttaaaataagcTTCAGAATGCGAAACCGTACAGCGCTGGCGTTCTATTTCTGCACCCAGAACTGGATCATTGGTTCGGCGTCTGCAGATCGCGCCTAGTGTGCCGTAACGGTAAGGACGTGGACTCGTATGCAAATGCTGGTTCGTCGTTGTTGTGGGTTCGCTGGTGATGAAATGAACATAAAATTTGATAGCTAATGGTCAAATTAAGATTTgcgttttattgttttatccCACGGCGAAGAACAGTTTGCTCTCATCACTGCCATTGTTCGGCATTCTTATTGATCATTAATAATGTTGTGCGGGAAGGAAGGCATGCCGAAAATATAATTAACTTCAAAGATGATACGCTagcaaaaaatgaagcaatacAAATCGAATTTCTCATGCTGTTCTCTACCGGCAAAGGTTAAAGTTCGCATGATTATGTGTGAGACAGAGATGTTGTCGCGACGCTTGATTGTCATATATCATCATTAGTGATAAACCATGCACGATCGAAGGGGTGGGTTGTGCAGTTTGTGAGTCAGATGGTTGGGCAGAAACTTGCGAGTTCTTTTATGGACACGAGAATGACACAATCCTCTGCACCGGTTGTAGCAAGTGCAATTTTtagttctttttgtgtgtgtgtgtgtgtgttcaggaAGAACAAAGATAGAAATTCCTCCCAGCACGATAGCACAGATTGTTTCAATCggtttattttggtttttaaaatataaaattaatcgTTTTCGATCGGCGCGATGGCATTCAGCATCCTTGAGGCAAGGAGTTTGAAGTTTGACAGCATAAAAAGTTGCTCACatgggagtgtgtgtgctgctgtagcaaaaacatgaaaacaagAGATGAACCACCGTCCTAGGCTCTGGCTCATTAGAACCAGAAGTAGACGGTACCACGCACGCTCGGAAGCGCTCCACCATCATTATCGTTTATCATTAAACGCTTCACTCCGCCACGTTGACATCACCGTGCATGTATACTCCACATCTTCAGCATAGTAGTGTTCCGTTTCGGACGCATCTTTCACGCCTaccaaagcagcagcaaaaaaaaaaaaaaagaaacctgtTCGAGCAATCCGAAATCACGACCTGGAGGGAAGAAAggggttgtgtttgtgtgagagtGAGAGGAAGGTGATAATTTTATGCgaaaatgtttgattatttGCTCCGGGTGCTGATGCTGTTTGACATCACGCGTGTACGGTTGTGTGGCGGTCGCTTTTTACGTGTTGAGGTTTTTCGGTAAGCGCTCGGTTCGGAGTTTGCGAGCTACCCTTTGCTCTTCTGCGCCACATGCATGGCCAGGCGTACGATAGGCAACGCGCACGTTCTAATCATCTCATTGGATTCGGGGAGATGCTCCAACCGTAAGCCATGCGATCAGGTTGTTGAAGGTTGTTCCGTGCCGTCGAGCGTCTAACAACTGAACCGTTCTAAGAACACTTGTATGCTGATGTTGTGTGTAGGTAAAGTTTGAGATACTAGATGGGAATTTTACATTATTGCATAGATGTATACGCATTATTGCTGCAGTTAACAGGTTACTTCTGAAGAACCTCGATAGAACAAAAGGTAAAAGAATGCTAAATTGCGTTTGCTTGAAAAGAGAAATTCTGAAAGCGGCCCCATGCCCTGGGATATCAGATTCTTAGTGTTACTAAATAACCAAAAATGCAATATGATGGAGTGATAATAAAGGGGTTTctcttgttgttttgtgtcgtTTTCCAAGGATTGTTATAAGCTTCTCGGCTTTTTAATCATGAGATGGATCCAAAGTAATTTCcagaaacaaccaaacaatTATTTGATAAACTTTAATGCATGTTTATTATACAATAGTTGTTAGTTAATTGGGACTTTTTGCTGTTCCAAAACATCTCTTAAGCTGTGGAGAATTTGAATAATCTATTTTTTAACTGGAATAttgcaagaacaacaacaaatcaacTGCTTGCTGTCCTACAAGCACAAGTTGCTCAGCAATCCCACACAACAATAAGCTATAAATGACGTCAAGTTAAAGATATGACATCAAATGGGCTATGatttatgacaaaaaaagcTCCGTACCCTTAAAAGAATGCAACTGCAGAAAGGGAAGACGCTGTCAGCTCCCCGGGATGATAATAAGAATTTTATTACCCTCATCGTACGCACACAGACCGCACACAGGTGAAATGTCACTAAACAAGTCCCGGGAGCAACCAAATCCGAAGTCCACTAATTACACATTGGAAGTCTGGATGTTCTGGTCGAAATGATCGTGCTCGTGGAGGTGATGGTGATCGTTTGCCGCACAACCATCGTGGTCGAGAAGAGaatggtgctggtgctgctggtgacaGTTGATACGAGCGGCGGTGTTGAAGTGACGATGTTCGTACCAGTGCTGGTAATGGTCGTGCTCGGTGTGATGGTTAATACGGTGGACGTTAGTGTGAGGGTGGACATTTCCGTAAGCATCACTGGGGTCGGTGTGACAAGGGTGTAAGTGCGTGCGGTATTGGTGACGGTTGCAAAGTTTGTTACCGGAACGGTTTGCGTGATGGTGGGCTGCGTTACCGTTTGCAGGCAGGTTAGCGTGGTCGTTTGGTAAAATGTGTGATAATGGGAATAGTGGCCGTGGTGATGGGAGTAGTGCGATGTGCATCCTGGGTGTATATTTTGTAGGAAGAGTAGCATTAGCGGGAGTAGTGGCTGAAAGATTAGAAGATTTTGTTGGTGTAGGTTGTCGTTACCAGTACacattttaatgcaaaaatacCTTTCTTAATACGAAGTTCATCTTGCGTAGATGTACAAAGTACGGATGATGAGCAGATGTGGATGGCTTAAGCAGTGAAAGGGTACTAAAGAGGGCTTGGCTTTTGGGACTTTCGAGTTTTGGCCAAAAGAGACGAAACAATCTGGAAAGTTGTTTAACCAGGTCATAAATCCAAGCGATGTTGAAGTAGGTTCAGGTTCTTAAATTCAGAACAAATGAAGTAACGCTTGTTTGTATCCACCTAAAGAATGTTGCCAAGTTGTGTGTAATATAAATGTTGGTTTTTTATTGAAGATTGTGTTCCAATATTTTAGAACAAGATTTAGAACATGTTTAATTTGGTCTTTAAAACGATTTTTGCTATCAATTATTTACAAGAAATTACATCTGTTTTGCATTCTTGCCTCGCTAATGGTTAAAACTCGAACGGAAAGTCCGAAAGAATGCATTCGTCACCTCGTTTGCCGTTAATGAGATACTCCCAAAAAACCTGCCACAAGAAGAGTCAACAGAAAGGTCACCGGTATCGGTGCTTCAGAACTTGTTGTGCCTTGTTGTGTATGATCAGTTCAGAATTGACAACGCACTGGTGAATATCGTGTGTCGCGCAAAATGACACCTCGCTGCAAAATAATGTCCAAAACGACTGTACTTTTGCTGTTTGTACTGCTCGCCGCACAGCCAACCCATCCCCATTTGCTGCACAGCCAACACCATCTTCATCAACACCATCCCGTGCTAGTAAATTCGGTAGGACAGGCATCTATTTGTCTCCCAACGACATCTACACTTGATCCATCGACAACAACTATAAGTAGCACCGAAACGGACACCCTAACGGTGGTGGTTAGTCTTACCGAAACGGTCACCCtaccaccaaacacacagGCCACCCTTTCGCTTATCACCTCCACCGTACCGGTAACGGCAACCCTTCCAACGTCAACCGCTACCGTATCGATCACCGAAACTTCCACCCTAACACTTCCACCGCAAACTACCACCTCTACCGCGCTCTTCTCGACTGTGGTCACCGTGCCGGTAAGCTCTACCTCCACGATAACGCTGACCAACACAGCGACGACACGCGTAACCGTTACGGTAACGGAATCTTGCACACCCACGATGGGATAGATGATGTGAGACAAAATGTTTCACattgtttttgaaataaaatgctaCCAAGTACATCGTTTATGCTGAAGAAAGGTTGAGATTAtgagtgttgtgttttattcgCTGTTATCTGTTATCTTTCCAATAGTAGGGCATAAAAATGTCAAGCTTTTTAGGTGCGCGCAATCACGGTGTTGTTGAACTTCACCTGCACCGTGGCCGTCTTCATGTTCGAGTTCGGGGTGACAAAGTCAGCCAGCGTGGCAACCGTGTCCGCGGTGCGACGATCGAACGGATAGCCCATGGCCCGACGGTCCGGGTACTTCTTGTCGCGCAGTCCGCAGAACGAGTGGGCATCGCTGCATGGTGCGTTACTGTGGGTAGACGAAAGAATGAGTCATGAATGCCGTTCAACACTCTACAGAGCACTGGCTGAAGCGGGTACATACGGGTCAAGCTCTTGGGCGACGGAGTCCTGCTCGAAATCGGTCACCATCGCAAACAGATCGAACTGGACGCCTTCGGGTGAACCCTTCGGGACGAGCATGTGCTGGGGCCAGCCGCAACCGCAGAAGCGGAACTGAGCCAGCGCATCTTTGTCGGTCGGGGCGGACTTGGTGCCGATCGCACGGAACGTGCGCTCGTACGGGATGGTAACGCTCGATTGGTCCGAACGGCGCACGATCGTGTTCATGCCCGGGTTCACTGTGAAAGTAAAGGGAATCCGTGAGAAAATATTAAACGACACTCAAAGCTAGTGATAGGaaaaatgaagcttttggaATGGATTCCAACTAGCTTCGAAGTTATtctagaatcggttccggataGTTTAAGAAttggctccagaattggaatcgaatctggaatcggaatcgcaATCAtctccagaattggaatcgaCTATGCaatcgaaatcggaatcgtttCCGGAATCTGCATTGGCTCCGGCTGCATCTCCATCGGTTCCAGAATCAGTATCGAAAACGGTTGCAGAATCGGTatcggaattggttccagaaTAGGAATCGGTTCAAGAACCGCCTCCAGaattggctccagaatcgaaatcggctctggTATCGGAATCAACTTGGGAATCCAAAACAGTTCCGAAAGCACAGTCGTTTTCGGAATCAGAATCCGTTTTAGCATCTTCATGAGAATAAAAGCTTGCAAACGGCCCATTCGCATGGAGACTCCGGAACTGATTCTTCTTCGGGAGCCAATTTAAATTCTGGAACCAATTCTAATTACAATTCCTGAGCCGATTGCGATCTCCGaatcgattctgatttcggaatCGAAGTCGTCTCGAGAACCGGCTCCAGAAtcgactctggaatcggaatcgagcAGTTCCAATTTCAAGCTTCCACTACTAAACTACTCAAATTACTCAAAACGCCCTGCACTTACGCGTCACTGTCGATGTGTCCATCTCGATAAAGTACCGACGCTGCTCGCGGAATGTCAGCGCAGTGCCGCGCTCGTCCGACTTCGGTGCAAGCCAGATACGCAGCGTTCCCTTGCGCACCGCACCCGACTCATTGTTCACCTCCACGCGGAACGAGAACGGTGCGTGCTGCAGATGGGTGAACGACGCGAACACGTTACCCTTCGGACCAAAGTCCAACCCAGCCGCCAGATCGACCTGCGATCGCTGCCAGTACGTGAGCAGCACGTTGGCGGGCGTGTTCGGCCGGGACAGCTGCACGCCGACCGAGTTGACGGTGACACCCGGGTTGCCCAGCTGCTCGGCCGTGTACGGCGTCAGCAGCTCCTTGTGCCGGCGGAAGATGCCGTCGATCATGCCGTGCCAGCGGTAGAAAATCGGATCGCGCATCGCCGTCGTCACGTCGCCCATCACGCCGTAATCCTCCAGGTAGCGGTAGTCCGGATCGTGCACGTACGCGATCACGTTGTGGCCCATGTTGTGCAGACTGCCATACAGCTGAGCGTTCGGCGTCAGGCTGGACGCTTCCACCACATCGCCGAGGATGTCGATGCCGCGCTGCTCGTCCAGCATGATGCGGTTACCACTCTTGTCCAGCACGAAGCCCTGGTCAATCGCCTCGTGGATGCGATCGCGCCACCGCTCGAGATCGTTCACCGATACGGTCGTTCCGTTGTCGACGCGATCGACGTCCTGCAGCGTCGTGTTGGCGGCCCGTGCCGGGTACGACCGGTTGTTCGAGCTGCGGATCATCTTCGGGTAGTAGCCTTCCACGATCGGCTCGCGGTAGTTGGTCAGATTGCGCACCTTCTTCAGCTTGGCGCAGAACCGATCCGCATTGTAGCGCGCAATCAGCTGGCTGTGCATGTAGAAGAACAGCTCGCCGCGCCGATCCTTGCGCACGACCTCATCCGGTCCATCGCCCGGGTATACCAGATGCCAGTGCCAGTGGTGCATGTTGACACCGATATCCTCGCGGAAGTACGCCATCCGCTGCTCATCCTCCCGGTCCGAGGCGGTATAGTTCGGTGGGATGTCAATCACCATCTGGTTGGTTCAATCGAAAATCAATAAAGATTCCCCAAAAGCCCGCACACAGAGGAGCCCTCCTCCGATACATACCCGGTTCTCCTGCTGCACCGCAGCACCTTCCTCGCGCAGCTTGGGGAAAACGGCTGGATCAACGAACTGATCCGGGAAGAGCGACACGATCGACGGGATGTTAACGTCCTTGGTGTCTTCGCGATGCTGCACGGCCACCGCCAAGCTGTACTGGAACAGCACCGGGTTGAGCCGATCGCGGCAGTACGTGGCCACACTCATCAGCGTCGCAAAGTCGGGCTGCTGCAGGAACAGATTGATcagggcggcggcggcatccCGATGCTTCGGCGCAAACAGCGAAAAGGCACCACGGCGATCGATTCCATTGGCAAAGGACAGATCCGGCATCGCGACCGATCGCACCGGGATGCGCTGCTCGGCGTCGCTGGAGAAGCGGGACTGCAGCTCGGCCCCAATCGGCCGGTACCGGTCGGTAAGGAACTCGTCCGGCAAGTCGATGACCGTCTTACCGTCATCCTTCGGCAGGAAGGTCGGTTCCAGAGGGCGCTGCAACAGGGCCAAGATATTGTTTGCATCCGTCATGGTGGCGGCGGTACTTTGCACGATATGCCGGCGAGATAATGAACCGAAGCACTAGAAGCAGAACTGCAGGAgctgttagttttttttttatcaccaCTAAGTGTATATTTTGCTAGAGTTTGCTGAGGCAGAACTCAAACGCTGACTGACAGCTTGCCATCTTCGTACGGGTGCATTTTATAGTGAATTCAGTACGACCGCAAGGTTTCGGGCTGATTAGGACTTGGCCCGCACAATCACTATCAGTGATGGTGTAAACCGCAAAACGTTCTAACTGTGGCGATAAGTCGTCCACCCGCCGTCTGACTTTCTCGCACGAAACGGGGTCAATTTTCGGACAGTTTGTGTGAATAAACATATCTTGGAGGTTCTTACTGTGGCAtgaagttggtttttgttttcttctttgctcTCAAGCACCACTTTTATTGGACTGTGTCAAATGTGAGTGTGTTTCGCGTTGCGCGCGGGAAGCGATAAAACTCCCACGTTATCGTTGCAGCTATCTTTGCCGCACGTCGTTCTTTACAGCTTGAATGCGTCGGTCAGCTTCTTGCCCACTTCGGCGGCCTGATCTTTCGCCTTGCCGGCCACATCTTCCACCTTCTTGGCGGCGTCCTTTGGATCGGGCGTCGTCACTGCATCCTTGTCCAGCTTGGGCGCATCCGGCAGAGCAGCCTTATCCTTCACCTTGTCCGTAGCATCCTTTGCCGCGTCCTTGGCGGCATCGGTTTGGGCGTACGCGGCACACACCAGCGCGAACAGCAGGAAAACGAGCGTGAGTTTCATGTTGAGTTCACTGTTTGAGTTGTAGCTTTGGAGGGTAACTGGAAAACCGTTGCTTGCGAAGATCGTTCAATCGAACACTGATGCTCCAGGTCGGTAGAATCGGTAGCTTTTATAGGTGAAAGATTGCGGTGCCTACCGGCGGCTTAGGTCGGGCGGGAAATGGGTACAATCAATTAGACTATCAGTGCGTCGGAATCTAGTCGGAACTAGTAAGAACGCCCTGATGTCTTACTAGATGCACCTTTGCAGCGCAAAAATCACACACCCCCCTTTTCCGCTGATCGGAATACAATCGTGTGGGAACGGATAAGACCTGGCTGCGGCTGGTTGCATTTTATGCGTTGCATGCAGTCATTGTGCCCTTTTGTCTACGGAGCTATTGGGGGGAACTTCCTCCGGATTGtgattgttgctgttgcgtttGGGCAGCGCGATTTTGAGATGTCGGTGGATGTATTTTCATTGAACAAAATGTACGCAAGCCGTTATCGATCGCATGCAAAACACAATTAAATGCGTGCTGTTGCGCGCTGTTTCCGTGACGGGGTTTTGTTTACTAAGTAAGAGATTTCCGCGTGGTTTCGTCGATTGGCTCAGTTGCATCAGACAAAAGGGGCGTTCAGTTCACTGCGATATGTTATGAttataaacaaaaccaaaaacgatGACATATTATTGCGAGGATATTGCTGAGAATCAAATCTTGTTGAGATGTGTTTAGTATGCTTTAATCCCTTCGCACTTTTTAGATATGATCTTCATGACTCATATGTCTATTAGTAGACTCTTTTGTATAGCTAAAACAATCGTGTGACCGGGAGGGATTTTTGTCAAAGACTCATAGTAGATTGTTGTCAGCTGTTGTCTATAAGCGGATAGTAAAACTGCTGATGATTGAAAGATTGTATTGCATGATTTCAAGAAGGTACGTTTATTACTATTCTTGTTACATGTATTTGTTATGTATTGTGAAAATGGTTTAGCACTGGTATCGAGGCCATAGAAAGAGTGTCTTAAAgtcattttaattgaaatgctGTTGTGTTATTATCAAAATATTGTATCTAAATCTGTAATATTGGTTGGTAGTCATAGTGCCTAATCAGATAAATGTGatattgttatttaattttaatatctCTACTTAATTTCTATACTTATGGATATATTACCACTGATGACTGAGGATGCTACACAAGAGTAAGCACGTATTACTCAAATAAGATGATCTATTAACTTtcatgaaattatttttttattgataaaaGCATTTGGATtacaaactattttttttctttttttaatgtttttatattattttgtgaaaCTTTTAACACAcctatttaaaataatttatttcaaatgtcGTAACTTATTAAAGTTTCATATTGAATGTTACAGTTTTTATGTAAAACTTAATCATCTCATTTAATATTATCACTAAAATCTTTTAATTCAAAGCTTTGATAGGATATCGGTACT comes from the Anopheles coluzzii chromosome 2, AcolN3, whole genome shotgun sequence genome and includes:
- the LOC120947981 gene encoding phenoloxidase 8-like, with translation MTDANNILALLQRPLEPTFLPKDDGKTVIDLPDEFLTDRYRPIGAELQSRFSSDAEQRIPVRSVAMPDLSFANGIDRRGAFSLFAPKHRDAAAALINLFLQQPDFATLMSVATYCRDRLNPVLFQYSLAVAVQHREDTKDVNIPSIVSLFPDQFVDPAVFPKLREEGAAVQQENRMVIDIPPNYTASDREDEQRMAYFREDIGVNMHHWHWHLVYPGDGPDEVVRKDRRGELFFYMHSQLIARYNADRFCAKLKKVRNLTNYREPIVEGYYPKMIRSSNNRSYPARAANTTLQDVDRVDNGTTVSVNDLERWRDRIHEAIDQGFVLDKSGNRIMLDEQRGIDILGDVVEASSLTPNAQLYGSLHNMGHNVIAYVHDPDYRYLEDYGVMGDVTTAMRDPIFYRWHGMIDGIFRRHKELLTPYTAEQLGNPGVTVNSVGVQLSRPNTPANVLLTYWQRSQVDLAAGLDFGPKGNVFASFTHLQHAPFSFRVEVNNESGAVRKGTLRIWLAPKSDERGTALTFREQRRYFIEMDTSTVTLNPGMNTIVRRSDQSSVTIPYERTFRAIGTKSAPTDKDALAQFRFCGCGWPQHMLVPKGSPEGVQFDLFAMVTDFEQDSVAQELDPNAPCSDAHSFCGLRDKKYPDRRAMGYPFDRRTADTVATLADFVTPNSNMKTATVQVKFNNTVIART
- the LOC125908426 gene encoding uncharacterized protein LOC125908426; translated protein: MIVLVEVMVIVCRTTIVVEKRMVLVLLVTVDTSGGVEVTMFVPVLVMVVLGVMVNTVDVSVRVDISPTHPHLLHSQHHLHQHHPVLVNSVGQASICLPTTSTLDPSTTTISSTETDTLTVVVSLTETVTLPPNTQATLSLITSTVPVTATLPTSTATVSITETSTLTLPPQTTTSTALFSTVVTVPVSSTSTITLTNTATTRVTVTVTESCTPTMG
- the LOC120947985 gene encoding uncharacterized protein LOC120947985, giving the protein MKLTLVFLLFALVCAAYAQTDAAKDAAKDATDKVKDKAALPDAPKLDKDAVTTPDPKDAAKKVEDVAGKAKDQAAEVGKKLTDAFKL